One Cellulomonas soli DNA window includes the following coding sequences:
- a CDS encoding type IV secretory system conjugative DNA transfer family protein yields MGGPDLTDWALAALSGVLVVAAVLWVGAAVACLLTGRALPQAGMLTALGAVAHPGNPALAWPRPDLMPGPVAYWASTTLVVTVVVASVALICSRLGRRRLGHGIDELRALPGMASPSEVLAVAGRRALRGRAAVVRPSLDRTAQAAQVGYRLGTLRGRDLWCTVEDSSLLVGPPRMGKGLHLLIPWVLDAPGPVVATSTRPDTLAVTLRHRRTRGPVAIFDPQRLAGLPGGLAWSPVRGCETPRTALVRARGLAAGAGFGRTVSDSDFWAGQTETALRCLLHAAALDGRRAVDLYRWSLNPALAEDAVTILNRTRSADGWADALDATIHSDPRTRDSIWLGVRQSLAALADPDVLEAVDPPPGEEFDPATFLAQSGTLYLLASAVASGSCAPLVAAFVEDITETARALAARSPGARLDPPLLLALDEIANLTPLPSLPSLMAEGGGSGITTLAVLQSLAQARARWGEHAADAIWDAATVKIVLGGLAKYRDLDDVARLLGEIDELTQTRASSRGGERSTSTSLRTVPVMPASALRTLPFGTGVLLLRQTRPTVIDLTPWTGRHDAATLRADQQAVEHATATGAAVPT; encoded by the coding sequence GTGGGCGGGCCGGACCTGACCGACTGGGCACTGGCCGCCCTCTCCGGCGTGCTCGTCGTCGCGGCCGTGCTGTGGGTGGGCGCCGCTGTCGCGTGCTTGCTCACCGGCCGCGCCCTGCCGCAGGCGGGGATGCTGACCGCCCTGGGGGCCGTGGCGCACCCCGGCAACCCGGCCCTGGCCTGGCCTCGTCCCGACCTGATGCCCGGACCCGTCGCGTACTGGGCGAGTACGACCCTCGTCGTCACCGTCGTGGTCGCCTCGGTGGCCCTGATCTGCTCGCGGCTCGGTCGCCGGCGGCTCGGGCATGGCATCGACGAGCTGCGCGCCCTGCCGGGCATGGCGTCCCCGAGCGAGGTCCTGGCCGTCGCCGGGCGTCGCGCCCTGCGTGGGCGGGCCGCCGTCGTGCGACCGTCGCTGGATCGGACCGCGCAGGCCGCGCAGGTCGGGTACCGGCTCGGGACGCTGCGCGGACGCGACCTGTGGTGCACCGTGGAGGACTCCTCCCTGCTGGTCGGACCGCCCCGCATGGGCAAGGGCCTGCACCTGCTCATCCCCTGGGTCCTGGACGCACCCGGCCCCGTCGTGGCCACCTCCACCCGCCCCGACACCCTGGCCGTCACCCTGCGCCACCGGCGCACCCGCGGACCCGTCGCGATCTTCGACCCCCAACGCCTTGCCGGTCTGCCCGGCGGGCTGGCTTGGTCACCCGTGCGCGGCTGCGAGACACCCCGCACCGCCCTCGTGCGGGCCCGCGGGCTGGCGGCCGGGGCCGGTTTCGGTCGCACCGTCTCCGACTCCGACTTCTGGGCCGGGCAGACCGAGACCGCCCTGCGCTGCCTCCTGCACGCCGCAGCCCTCGACGGACGCCGCGCCGTCGACCTGTACCGCTGGTCGCTGAACCCGGCCCTGGCCGAGGACGCCGTCACCATCCTCAACCGCACCCGCTCCGCCGACGGGTGGGCCGACGCCCTCGACGCGACCATCCACTCCGATCCGCGCACCCGCGACTCCATCTGGCTCGGCGTGCGCCAGTCCCTGGCCGCCCTCGCCGACCCCGATGTGCTCGAGGCCGTCGACCCACCCCCGGGCGAGGAGTTCGACCCGGCCACCTTCCTCGCCCAGTCCGGCACCCTCTACCTGCTCGCCTCCGCCGTCGCCTCCGGATCCTGCGCACCCCTCGTTGCCGCGTTCGTCGAGGACATCACCGAGACCGCCCGCGCCCTCGCCGCCCGCTCACCCGGCGCGCGGCTCGACCCGCCGCTGCTGCTCGCGCTCGACGAGATCGCCAACCTCACCCCCCTGCCGTCCCTGCCCTCCCTCATGGCCGAAGGCGGCGGATCCGGCATCACCACCCTGGCCGTCCTGCAGTCCCTGGCACAGGCCAGGGCCCGCTGGGGCGAGCACGCCGCCGACGCGATCTGGGACGCCGCCACCGTCAAGATCGTCCTGGGCGGCCTGGCCAAGTACCGCGACCTGGACGACGTGGCCCGCCTGCTCGGCGAGATCGACGAGCTCACCCAGACCCGCGCCAGCAGCCGCGGCGGCGAACGCTCCACCTCCACCTCGTTGCGCACCGTGCCCGTCATGCCCGCCTCGGCACTGCGCACCCTGCCGTTCGGGACCGGCGTGCTCCTGCTGCGCCAGACCCGACCCACCGTCATCGACCTCACCCCCTGGACCGGGCGACACGACGCCGCGACCCTGCGCGCCGACCAGCAGGCCGTCGAGCACGCCACCGCGACCGGGGCGGCGGTGCCCACATGA
- a CDS encoding DnaB-like helicase N-terminal domain-containing protein: MNHDDVVRLAEQGTLGALMLRPDALEQVRRWLRPDDFADLWHTQVYTALLERHHVGGLDPNSMAAVLLDRLGPRVADLPRFTQLLTATPPDPQPLAYARMVADGGLRRETAGLGVLLQASALNAVTHADPAPLTTTCAVVDADLDLVGARWAQATGRPHDDVVVPLHLRAATRNTGLAARTAADKYLQAHPLRDPDAEHAHLVALVGTLIAHPDLVPDVVDWLPPTRVEDPGWRAVYGTTIELAELGQRVDLTTVAWAAHAHAHHGPDLPALEDLTAAVEAGWYAHPPQVIRQVAADQVRHLADVGAGHLRAAATNPATLVGDLVDAGHAITSALRITATALAPQTTAVAAASPNPTGVGRDAGQVVSR, translated from the coding sequence ATGAACCACGACGACGTCGTCCGACTCGCCGAACAGGGCACCCTCGGTGCGCTGATGCTGCGGCCCGACGCCCTGGAGCAGGTGCGCAGGTGGTTGCGGCCCGACGACTTCGCAGACCTGTGGCACACCCAGGTCTACACCGCCCTCCTCGAGAGGCACCACGTCGGCGGCCTGGACCCGAACTCGATGGCCGCGGTCCTCCTCGACCGCCTCGGCCCGCGCGTCGCGGACCTGCCCCGGTTCACGCAGCTGCTGACGGCGACTCCCCCGGACCCGCAGCCGCTCGCCTACGCGCGGATGGTCGCCGACGGTGGACTGCGCCGGGAGACCGCGGGGCTGGGCGTGCTGCTGCAAGCCTCTGCCCTGAACGCGGTCACGCACGCCGACCCCGCCCCGCTGACCACCACGTGCGCCGTCGTCGATGCGGACCTGGACCTGGTCGGGGCTCGCTGGGCGCAGGCGACCGGGCGACCGCACGACGACGTGGTCGTGCCCCTGCACCTGCGCGCGGCGACCCGCAACACCGGCCTGGCGGCCCGCACGGCCGCCGACAAGTACCTGCAGGCGCACCCGCTCCGCGACCCGGACGCCGAGCACGCCCACCTCGTCGCGCTCGTCGGCACCCTTATCGCCCACCCCGACCTGGTACCCGACGTGGTCGACTGGCTGCCACCGACCCGGGTCGAGGACCCCGGGTGGCGGGCCGTGTACGGGACGACGATCGAGCTCGCCGAGCTCGGGCAACGCGTCGACCTGACCACGGTGGCGTGGGCCGCGCACGCGCACGCCCATCACGGCCCAGACCTGCCCGCCCTGGAGGACCTGACCGCCGCGGTCGAGGCTGGCTGGTACGCCCATCCGCCGCAGGTGATCCGCCAGGTGGCCGCCGACCAGGTCCGCCACCTGGCCGACGTCGGAGCCGGCCACCTGCGCGCTGCCGCCACCAACCCGGCCACCCTCGTCGGCGACCTGGTGGATGCCGGGCACGCCATCACCAGCGCTTTGCGGATCACGGCCACCGCCCTGGCACCGCAGACAACCGCCGTCGCCGCCGCGTCGCCGAACCCGACCGGTGTCGGGCGGGATGCCGGGCAGGTGGTGTCCCGGTGA
- a CDS encoding ATP-binding protein: MATPPCDLGVPVGVEAFTGGLFCFDPWALYGAGELTNPNVLLAGVIGQGKSALAKSLALRSIAAGRAVYVPGDPKGEWAPVARAAGGTVVRLGPGLSTRLNPLDVAPGVDVHATRGRVLAAVAALTLRRELGAAEQGALDAALALTEEHDASPTIGSVVEALGAPDRAAAKADGLRVEDRVADGRDVTHGLRRLVRGDLAGLFDGRSTQNLDPHAPMVVLDLSGLGSDEDALALAMTCSAAWLEGALLATSAKRWVIYDEAWRLLRQVALVRRMQAQWKLSRAHGIANLMVLHRLSDLDAIGRQGSEARALAEGLLADCSTRVIYRQESDQLAGTATALGLTRAERDLLPLLPRGSGLWTMPARTHVVHHLLHPAELAVVDTDAAMREETDLGGGSR; the protein is encoded by the coding sequence TTGGCCACCCCGCCGTGCGACCTCGGGGTGCCGGTCGGCGTGGAGGCGTTCACCGGTGGGCTGTTCTGCTTCGATCCGTGGGCGCTGTACGGCGCGGGTGAGCTGACGAACCCGAACGTGCTGCTGGCCGGGGTCATCGGTCAGGGCAAGTCCGCGTTGGCCAAGTCCCTGGCGCTGCGCTCGATCGCCGCCGGTCGGGCCGTGTACGTGCCGGGCGACCCGAAGGGTGAGTGGGCCCCGGTCGCCCGCGCGGCCGGTGGGACCGTCGTGCGACTCGGCCCGGGGCTGTCGACCCGGCTCAACCCGCTGGACGTGGCACCCGGCGTCGACGTGCACGCGACGCGCGGGCGGGTCCTGGCCGCTGTCGCGGCACTGACGCTGCGTCGCGAGCTGGGTGCGGCCGAGCAGGGCGCGCTCGATGCCGCACTGGCCCTCACCGAAGAGCACGACGCCTCCCCCACCATCGGGTCCGTCGTCGAGGCCCTCGGCGCACCCGACCGAGCAGCCGCGAAGGCAGACGGTTTGCGGGTGGAGGACCGCGTGGCCGATGGGCGCGACGTCACCCACGGGTTGCGGCGCCTGGTGCGCGGCGACCTGGCCGGCCTGTTCGACGGACGATCCACCCAGAACTTGGACCCGCACGCCCCGATGGTCGTGCTGGACCTGTCCGGGCTCGGCTCGGACGAGGACGCCCTCGCGTTGGCGATGACGTGCTCGGCGGCGTGGCTCGAGGGGGCGCTGCTGGCCACGTCGGCCAAGCGGTGGGTGATCTACGACGAGGCGTGGCGGCTACTGCGACAGGTCGCCCTGGTGCGCCGCATGCAGGCCCAGTGGAAGCTGTCGCGCGCGCACGGCATCGCAAACCTCATGGTGCTGCACCGCCTGTCCGACCTGGACGCGATCGGCCGCCAGGGCTCGGAGGCCCGCGCCCTGGCCGAGGGGCTGCTGGCGGACTGCTCGACCCGAGTCATCTACCGGCAGGAGTCCGACCAGCTCGCCGGCACCGCCACCGCGCTGGGCCTGACGCGTGCCGAGCGGGACCTGCTGCCGCTACTGCCGCGCGGGAGCGGGCTGTGGACGATGCCGGCGCGCACGCACGTCGTGCACCACCTGCTGCACCCCGCCGAGCTGGCCGTCGTCGACACCGACGCGGCCATGCGTGAGGAGACCGATCTGGGAGGTGGATCGCGATGA
- a CDS encoding SCO6880 family protein, which translates to MSAPDVGPTTRFGRLETRGVLLGLSGTQLAVVGTATVVAVVAVYSAGMSGLVVASPVWATLLVAGSVSVGGRPVVGWVPLLAQWHARKGTGATSTVATAGDVAPGRWLTLPGLPGRLELVDCDELGGVLVLERRTGTVTGVLRATGTGFVLEDAAAQEHKVAAWGRALAVACQQSAIVRVQVLVNTRSGGLAPARRWWREHCNASEPGLSAELAGMLDEGFVVPHVRETFVAIAVRAPRGRRRLSASDLALVARHLESFGAAVQVAGLRAGGWIGRADLARVLRAAYEPGATARAEETPAALVGSPGVRERWGSLATGTGVHATYWVSQWPRTEVHPAFLQPLLLGEATDRTVTLVAEPLPTAQALREIRRAKVEHAADAAQRARIGQIEDESTRAEVADLERREAELVAGHGDLRFTGLITVSASGTSELEERCAAMESAAAQAMCEVRRLVGQQGVAHAAACLPLARGVL; encoded by the coding sequence ATGAGCGCGCCCGACGTCGGCCCGACGACGCGGTTCGGTCGCCTGGAGACGCGTGGGGTGCTGCTCGGCCTGTCCGGCACGCAGCTGGCGGTCGTGGGGACGGCGACGGTGGTCGCGGTGGTGGCGGTCTACTCGGCGGGGATGTCCGGCTTGGTGGTGGCGTCGCCGGTGTGGGCCACGTTGCTGGTGGCCGGTTCGGTCAGCGTCGGTGGGCGCCCGGTCGTGGGGTGGGTGCCGCTGCTGGCGCAGTGGCATGCACGGAAGGGCACCGGCGCCACGAGCACTGTGGCGACCGCGGGCGACGTCGCGCCCGGCCGGTGGCTCACGCTGCCGGGTCTGCCCGGGCGCCTCGAGCTCGTGGACTGCGACGAGCTCGGTGGGGTGCTGGTGCTCGAGCGTCGGACGGGGACCGTGACGGGTGTGCTGCGGGCGACGGGCACCGGGTTCGTGCTGGAGGACGCGGCCGCGCAGGAGCACAAGGTCGCCGCGTGGGGTCGGGCATTGGCAGTGGCCTGTCAGCAGTCGGCGATCGTGCGGGTGCAGGTGCTGGTCAACACGCGGTCCGGTGGGTTGGCGCCGGCGCGCCGGTGGTGGCGCGAGCACTGCAACGCGTCAGAGCCCGGCCTGAGTGCGGAGCTGGCGGGCATGCTCGACGAGGGGTTCGTGGTCCCGCACGTGCGCGAGACGTTCGTCGCCATCGCCGTGCGGGCCCCGCGGGGTCGCCGTCGGCTGTCCGCATCCGACCTGGCACTGGTCGCTCGGCACTTGGAGTCGTTCGGGGCGGCGGTGCAGGTCGCGGGGCTGCGCGCAGGGGGGTGGATCGGCAGGGCTGACCTGGCGCGTGTGCTGCGCGCCGCCTACGAGCCTGGAGCCACGGCGCGTGCCGAGGAGACGCCCGCGGCGCTCGTGGGGAGTCCGGGGGTTCGGGAGCGGTGGGGTTCGCTCGCCACGGGCACCGGGGTGCATGCGACGTACTGGGTGTCGCAGTGGCCGCGCACCGAGGTGCACCCGGCGTTCCTTCAGCCCCTGCTGCTGGGTGAGGCGACGGATCGGACGGTGACGCTGGTCGCCGAGCCGTTGCCGACGGCGCAGGCGTTGCGGGAGATCCGGCGGGCGAAGGTCGAGCATGCGGCGGACGCCGCGCAGCGGGCGCGCATCGGGCAGATCGAGGACGAGTCGACCCGGGCCGAGGTCGCCGACCTGGAGCGCCGGGAGGCCGAGCTCGTGGCCGGGCACGGCGACCTGCGGTTCACCGGCCTGATCACCGTCAGCGCCAGCGGCACCTCGGAGCTGGAGGAGCGGTGCGCGGCCATGGAGTCGGCGGCGGCGCAGGCGATGTGCGAGGTGCGTCGCCTGGTCGGGCAGCAGGGTGTGGCGCACGCGGCGGCGTGCCTGCCGTTGGCCAGGGGTGTGCTGTGA
- a CDS encoding type IV secretion system protein, with the protein MAVPMLDPCIGPVAFACDAAASTQNAASQYVLGGLGSAFVEGAAQVGELAMSALDSTTTIDLGVGWFQANVSVIAAVALPVVVGLFVVQVLTAVLRREPGGLVRAVVGVGKALLGAVLALAVTQVALTAVDGICAYIAGAAGMTVAEAAGQFFDFAAMASFAPGLQLLMGVALTVGFVLLWGVLLFRKAALVLVAVFAPIAFAGSAWDQTRVWTRRWLEVVAALVFSKVVIVVAFVVGASAFTGTGPADGEAATPSPGGAAGLSDTLVGILLLAIAVWAPWLTWRFVHWSGMEAAAVMHGAVAANPISKVARSAGSTTRYAAQQVAMSAVTGGVGSAVRGAGAAKAAGGAKVGALPHPSPPPPAPATRRPGGEGS; encoded by the coding sequence ATGGCCGTCCCGATGCTCGACCCGTGCATCGGCCCGGTCGCGTTCGCCTGCGATGCCGCCGCCTCGACGCAGAACGCCGCCTCGCAGTACGTCCTGGGTGGGCTGGGGTCGGCGTTCGTGGAGGGTGCGGCTCAGGTCGGCGAGCTCGCGATGTCGGCGCTGGACTCGACGACCACGATCGACCTGGGTGTCGGCTGGTTCCAGGCGAACGTCTCGGTGATCGCCGCGGTGGCGCTGCCGGTGGTGGTGGGGCTGTTCGTCGTGCAGGTGCTGACCGCGGTGCTGCGCCGGGAGCCGGGTGGGCTGGTGCGCGCGGTGGTCGGGGTCGGCAAGGCGTTGCTCGGGGCGGTGCTCGCGCTGGCGGTGACGCAGGTGGCGTTGACGGCGGTCGACGGGATCTGCGCGTACATCGCCGGGGCTGCGGGGATGACGGTCGCGGAGGCGGCCGGGCAGTTCTTCGACTTCGCGGCGATGGCGAGCTTCGCGCCGGGGTTGCAGCTGCTGATGGGTGTGGCGCTGACGGTGGGGTTCGTCTTGCTGTGGGGGGTGCTGCTCTTCCGCAAGGCGGCGCTGGTGCTGGTGGCCGTGTTCGCGCCGATCGCGTTTGCCGGGTCGGCGTGGGATCAGACGCGGGTGTGGACGCGTCGGTGGTTGGAGGTCGTCGCGGCGCTGGTGTTCAGCAAGGTCGTCATCGTCGTCGCGTTCGTGGTGGGGGCCTCGGCGTTCACCGGGACCGGCCCCGCCGACGGCGAGGCGGCTACGCCGAGCCCGGGTGGTGCTGCGGGGCTCTCGGACACGCTCGTGGGGATCTTGTTGCTGGCGATCGCGGTGTGGGCGCCGTGGCTGACGTGGCGGTTCGTGCACTGGTCGGGAATGGAGGCCGCCGCGGTGATGCACGGAGCGGTGGCGGCGAACCCGATCAGCAAGGTCGCCCGCTCGGCCGGCAGCACCACGCGCTACGCCGCGCAGCAGGTCGCCATGAGCGCCGTCACCGGTGGCGTCGGGTCAGCCGTGCGTGGCGCGGGCGCGGCCAAGGCGGCGGGCGGAGCGAAGGTCGGTGCACTCCCCCACCCGAGCCCGCCACCACCGGCGCCCGCGACGCGTCGTCCAGGTGGTGAGGGGTCATGA
- a CDS encoding DUF6112 family protein, which produces MRFAAELHLTIPGADPGVTPNDSGLPGLAVVKEIVGALLTWGLVACVAGLVVSVIIWAVARQQGNYGYASGGKTGVLVSAGGALLIGGANAIVAFFSGLGGQI; this is translated from the coding sequence ATGCGATTCGCTGCAGAGCTGCACCTGACAATCCCGGGCGCAGACCCCGGAGTCACCCCGAACGACAGTGGACTCCCCGGCCTGGCGGTCGTCAAGGAGATCGTCGGGGCACTGCTGACCTGGGGCCTGGTGGCATGCGTCGCAGGCCTGGTCGTCTCGGTGATCATCTGGGCGGTGGCCCGTCAGCAGGGCAACTACGGGTACGCCTCGGGCGGCAAGACCGGTGTGCTGGTCTCGGCGGGGGGTGCGTTGCTGATCGGTGGGGCGAACGCGATCGTGGCGTTCTTCTCCGGCCTGGGCGGGCAGATCTGA
- a CDS encoding TIGR02391 family protein, which yields MRKLDTEWATQEIDKFLHVTAQTSVDMGPGVVYFGTVMRGPKTEAAAAAHVVEQILDRVLPGWSRERPEKDKEYRWLRDQAARGKTALLREAELAEKLGDNAPEMDAANLHPWSWENGRSYWNTGHYHQAVMQAAIRINAETQAKLGRMDVSETDLFNQAFSLSAPTTDVPRLRLMDDDGSKTYKNVHRGAMAFAEGLYAAIRNPGMHVPHDGGEEQLALEQLAAFSLLARWVDQAKVERP from the coding sequence ATGAGGAAGCTGGACACCGAGTGGGCCACCCAGGAGATTGACAAGTTCCTCCACGTCACCGCGCAGACATCGGTGGACATGGGGCCGGGCGTCGTCTACTTCGGGACCGTGATGCGCGGCCCCAAGACCGAGGCGGCTGCCGCCGCCCACGTCGTGGAGCAGATTCTTGACCGCGTGCTTCCGGGGTGGAGCCGCGAGCGTCCGGAGAAGGACAAGGAGTACCGCTGGCTGCGTGACCAGGCGGCGCGCGGGAAGACTGCGCTGCTCCGCGAAGCCGAGCTAGCCGAGAAGCTTGGCGACAACGCGCCAGAGATGGACGCGGCGAACCTGCACCCGTGGTCATGGGAGAACGGCCGCAGCTACTGGAACACCGGTCACTACCACCAGGCGGTGATGCAGGCGGCAATCAGGATCAACGCGGAGACGCAGGCCAAGTTGGGTCGCATGGACGTGTCGGAGACGGACCTGTTCAACCAGGCGTTCTCCCTCTCGGCACCGACCACCGACGTGCCCCGGCTCCGGCTGATGGACGATGACGGCAGCAAGACCTACAAGAACGTCCACCGGGGCGCCATGGCGTTCGCCGAGGGGCTCTACGCTGCGATCCGCAACCCCGGCATGCATGTGCCCCACGACGGTGGCGAGGAGCAGCTCGCGCTGGAACAGCTCGCCGCGTTCAGTCTGTTGGCTCGCTGGGTGGACCAAGCGAAGGTCGAGCGCCCATAG
- a CDS encoding DUF6338 family protein, translating into MPTSWVQAAVILTLVVPGFVYQASKRAVAGPDPEQADFSAKILHAIVSTAAFGGIYAFFLGKHVVEYARDPDLALAHVQRIGVAFVVLALVVPWVVARVSYWILSARWFGIASAWVLDTLRLRRPYDSTPTAWDWAFKQGEAGWVRVRLDDGLWLGGFYGWRSYASSYPYPQEVFVEQGWVIDVDGTFTDVCHAPNGMVIKCDRAVSVDFLPLTTDTEEQAGDYEGQEAS; encoded by the coding sequence ATCCCCACTAGCTGGGTCCAGGCCGCCGTCATCCTGACTCTCGTCGTGCCCGGCTTCGTCTACCAAGCCTCCAAGCGTGCCGTCGCTGGCCCCGATCCTGAACAGGCCGACTTCAGCGCGAAGATCCTGCACGCGATCGTCTCCACAGCAGCGTTCGGTGGCATCTATGCGTTCTTCCTTGGTAAGCACGTCGTCGAGTACGCGCGAGATCCGGACCTCGCGCTTGCGCACGTTCAGCGCATCGGGGTGGCGTTCGTCGTCCTTGCGCTCGTCGTTCCGTGGGTCGTCGCGCGGGTCAGCTACTGGATCCTGAGCGCACGGTGGTTCGGCATCGCTTCCGCTTGGGTGCTGGACACGCTTCGTCTGCGCCGCCCTTACGACTCGACCCCGACGGCTTGGGATTGGGCGTTCAAGCAGGGCGAGGCCGGATGGGTGCGTGTCCGCCTTGACGATGGGCTCTGGCTCGGCGGGTTCTACGGCTGGCGGTCATACGCGAGCTCCTACCCGTACCCGCAGGAAGTCTTCGTCGAGCAAGGGTGGGTCATCGACGTCGACGGGACGTTCACCGACGTATGCCACGCTCCGAACGGCATGGTCATCAAGTGCGACAGGGCGGTGAGCGTGGACTTCCTCCCGCTCACTACGGATACTGAGGAGCAGGCCGGCGACTACGAAGGGCAGGAGGCGAGCTGA
- a CDS encoding histone-like nucleoid-structuring protein Lsr2 — protein sequence MLLTLVDDLDGSGATRTHTVRLDDHTVQIDLSDAHSQVLQEVLAPYLAAGRRPDPAPPRRDHSRTENQLIRCWASEHGLRVSDRGAIPRTILTAYESAHRP from the coding sequence GTGCTGCTCACCCTCGTCGATGATCTCGACGGTTCTGGTGCGACCCGGACGCACACGGTGCGCCTGGACGATCACACCGTCCAGATCGACCTCAGTGACGCCCACAGTCAGGTCCTTCAGGAGGTTCTCGCCCCGTACCTGGCTGCGGGCAGGCGACCTGACCCGGCGCCGCCACGACGCGACCACAGCCGCACCGAGAACCAGCTGATCCGCTGCTGGGCCAGCGAGCACGGGCTGCGGGTCAGCGATCGCGGCGCCATCCCCAGGACGATCCTGACCGCCTACGAGAGCGCGCACCGACCCTGA
- a CDS encoding GGDEF domain-containing protein produces the protein MNSDRDVPSAQGGHRPRNGTGDGAPSWLGTDVAAPAFGRGLLVATAFAMLAGSAFLSLDSHSWAVVGTLSAVLLGACAASLRVPWQRHPAASIAFPLTVLAALGVVGLMAQDVSVAFASLIPVCFVFTGLFHRARATLALVPFAVAAYLSLMTVFRATTWVRVAIAVFTWLVIGQVLSLTVAHLRRLTRRLEVDARTDPLTRLANRRALSEQLEALEPGDAVAILDLDHFKQINDACGHTAGDAVLKEFARTLELAVRRRDFVARYGGEEFVIVCPQSSALQVLDVLAVVREDWTGRHGGVTFSAGVSRVTTDLPPAAALAAADVALYQAKQAGRDGVRVHDVATPASRWRN, from the coding sequence GTGAACAGCGACCGTGACGTGCCCTCGGCGCAGGGCGGCCACCGGCCCCGGAACGGCACGGGTGACGGGGCGCCGTCCTGGTTGGGTACGGACGTGGCGGCTCCTGCGTTCGGTCGGGGGCTGCTGGTGGCGACCGCGTTCGCGATGCTCGCCGGGTCGGCGTTCCTGTCCCTGGACTCCCATTCGTGGGCCGTGGTCGGCACCCTCAGCGCCGTCCTGCTCGGTGCGTGCGCCGCGAGCTTGCGCGTGCCGTGGCAGCGGCACCCGGCGGCGAGCATCGCGTTCCCGTTGACGGTGCTGGCAGCCCTGGGTGTGGTCGGGTTGATGGCGCAGGACGTCAGCGTGGCGTTCGCCAGCCTGATCCCGGTGTGCTTCGTGTTCACCGGGCTGTTCCACCGCGCCCGGGCCACCCTCGCGCTCGTCCCGTTCGCGGTGGCGGCCTACCTGTCGTTGATGACCGTGTTCCGCGCCACGACCTGGGTGCGGGTGGCGATCGCGGTGTTCACCTGGCTGGTGATCGGGCAGGTGCTGTCCCTGACGGTCGCCCATCTGCGGCGGCTGACCCGGCGGCTGGAAGTCGATGCCCGCACGGATCCGCTGACCCGGCTGGCCAACCGGCGCGCCCTGTCCGAGCAGCTGGAGGCCCTCGAGCCGGGCGACGCGGTCGCGATCTTGGACCTGGACCACTTCAAGCAGATCAACGACGCCTGCGGGCACACCGCCGGGGACGCGGTCCTCAAGGAGTTCGCCCGCACGCTGGAGCTGGCGGTGCGTCGGCGTGACTTCGTCGCCCGGTACGGAGGGGAGGAGTTCGTGATCGTCTGCCCCCAGTCCTCAGCCCTGCAGGTGCTCGACGTCCTGGCGGTGGTACGCGAGGACTGGACCGGACGTCACGGCGGGGTGACGTTCTCTGCCGGGGTCTCGCGGGTGACGACCGACCTGCCACCCGCGGCCGCCCTCGCCGCGGCCGACGTCGCGCTCTACCAGGCCAAGCAGGCAGGACGAGACGGCGTGCGCGTGCACGACGTCGCCACCCCCGCCTCGCGGTGGCGCAACTGA
- a CDS encoding histone-like nucleoid-structuring protein Lsr2 produces MATTTRVIITDDLDGSEGATTVGFSWQGTTYEVDLSDAHREEFLRVLQTYITAGRRTRPSAPRTGERPDQERSAQVRAWAAANGHHVSDRGRIPARVLEAYENR; encoded by the coding sequence ATGGCGACGACGACCCGTGTGATCATCACCGACGACCTGGACGGCAGCGAAGGCGCGACGACCGTCGGGTTCAGCTGGCAGGGCACCACGTACGAGGTGGACCTGAGCGACGCGCACAGGGAGGAGTTCCTGCGCGTGCTGCAGACCTACATCACTGCCGGACGTCGGACCCGGCCGAGCGCGCCTCGCACGGGCGAGCGCCCGGACCAGGAGCGGTCGGCTCAGGTCAGGGCGTGGGCGGCCGCCAACGGGCACCACGTCAGCGACCGGGGCCGCATCCCTGCTCGCGTCCTGGAGGCCTACGAGAACCGGTGA